One Aegilops tauschii subsp. strangulata cultivar AL8/78 chromosome 7, Aet v6.0, whole genome shotgun sequence genomic window carries:
- the LOC109742421 gene encoding B3 domain-containing protein Os06g0107800-like codes for MALTAALGRRGAEQDRDGGGSNGGNDNGGGEARMIMREHMFDKVVTPSDVGKLNRLVVPKHFAERHLLPRVPGGAAGAACPGAVLRFEDGRGGGKAWAFRFSYWSSSQSYVITKGWSAFVRDRRLAAGDTVSFCRAGARLFIDCRRRGAGVVSAPTTRLLVPVALPQQATSDEDRAPRGRRLRLFGVDLELAGAER; via the coding sequence ATGGCGTTGACGGCCGCGCTGGGGAGACGGGGAGCGGAGCAAGATCGGGACGGCGGCGGCAGCAATGGTGGCAATGACaatggcggcggcgaggcgaggatGATCATGCGGGAGCACATGTTCGACAAGGTGGTGACGCCGAGCGACGTGGGGAAGCTGAACCGGCTGGTGGTGCCCAAGCACTTCGCGGAGCGGCACCTCCTCCCGCGGGTCCCCGGCGGCGCGGCGGGGGCGGCCTGCCCCGGAGCCGTGCTGCGGTTCGAggacggccggggcggcgggAAGGCGTGGGCGTTCCGCTTCTCCTACTGGAGCAGCAGCCAGAGCTACGTCATCACGAAAGGGTGGAGCGCCTTCGTCCGCGACCGCCGTCTCGCCGCCGGCGACACCGTCTCCTTCTGCCGAGCCGGTGCGCGCCTCTTCATCGACTGCCGGAGGCGTGGCGCCGGGGTCGTCTCGGCGCCGACGACAAGGCTCCTCGTGCCAGTGGCGCTTCCGCAGCAGGCGACGTCGGACGAAGACAGGGCACCGCGCGGGCGGCGCCTCCGGCTGTTCGGCGTGGACCTCGAGCTCGCCGGTGCAGAGCGATAG
- the LOC109742422 gene encoding WAT1-related protein At3g28130-like, producing MYLTKCESCEICHLATFLVAVALLAERLSPSHWPVRMKLLGAAVDVAEVFLSPYWATALTCAARGACSPPGPPPCHSPWPWRGRGPVYPPVFNSLSFVATTAVDAVVLVTDFCLDGVLGAALVVVGLYAFLWGKTKELAAAAKGDNGEQELRRGDADDRIATASSMELEIVI from the exons ATGTATCTCACGAAATGTGAGTCGTGTGAGATCTGCCACTTGGCCACCTTCCTCGTCGCCGTCGCGCTGCTGGCGGAGCGCCTCTCCCCCTCCCACTGGCCCGTCAGGATGAAGCTCCTCGGCGCAGCGGTGGACGTCGCCGAGGTGTTCCTGTCCCCGTACTGGGCCACCGCGCTCACCTGCGCCGCGCGGGGAGCTTGCAGTCCGCCGGGGCCGCCACCGTGCCATTCGCCCTG GCCGTGGCGCGGCCGCGGACCTGTGTACCCGCCCGTGTTCAACTCCCTGTCGTTTGTGGCCACCACAGCCGTCGACGCTGTCGTGCTCGTCACCGACTTCTGCCTCGATGGCGTGCTCGGGGCGGCGCTCGTCGTCGTCGGCCTCTACGCGTTCCTCTGGGGCAAGACCaaggagctcgccgccgccgccaagggAGACAACGGCGAGCAGGAGCTGCGGCGCGGAGACGCCGACGACCGCATCGCGACAGCATCGTCGATGGAACTTGAGATTGTCATTTAA